One part of the Lepeophtheirus salmonis chromosome 14, UVic_Lsal_1.4, whole genome shotgun sequence genome encodes these proteins:
- the LOC121129920 gene encoding uncharacterized protein isoform X1, whose translation MASCWSKRRRILADVDSIIMSSQSDTEDPLEERPVSILPLKLSEAPSNFILPSIPETSAQCLDYPQETPEMETSQELAKLKKTRTTHLKSQYTSDFQSEVEASSFEERFSRKRLYENVAWESDEDISITNTNGISNHVILTEIRNLKHQLNDISSKVDRLCTILQQNHEVEPILPAGVDLPLQSKEDINSIEYWIIDYENFNFLVNHLSSLGGPNIKTIIKNIMSKVFTDNLMANLNWSGANGKLGIEKLNIVRSIYCAARKVYGKELTDYDIQIEIKKRLKGAADTNRIQNMR comes from the exons ATGGCATCTTGTTGGAGTAAAAGGCGGAGAATCCTAGCCGATGTAGATTCCATTATAATGAGCTCTCAAAGTGATACTGAGGATCCTCTGGAGGAAAGACCAGTTTCCATACTTCCCTTGAAGCTATCTGAAGctccttcaaattttattttgcccTCTATTCCGGAGACGTCAGCTCAATGTTTAGATTATCCTCAGGAGACACCTGAGATGGAGACTTCTCAGGAGCtagccaaattaaaaaaaactcggACTACTCATTTGAAGTCCCAGTACACCTCCGATTTTCAAAGTGAAGTTGAGGCTTCTTCATTCGAAGAAAGATTTTCTAG GAAAAGGTTATATGAAAATGTTGCATGGGAAAGTGATGAGGATATTTCAATTACTAATACAAATGGTA tcAGTAACCACGTTATTTTGACAGAAATCAGGAATCTTAAGCATCAACTAAATGATATCTCCTCAAAAGTAGATAGATTATGCACAATTTTACAGCAAAATCATGAAGTTGAACCAATTTTACCCGCTGGAGTTGATCTTCCTCTCCAATCCAAAGAGGATATCAACAGTATTGAGTACTGGATTATagattatgaaaattttaatttcttg gtcAACCACTTGTCCTCACTAGGGGGACCgaatattaaaacaatcataaaaaacataatgtCAAAGGTTTTCACTGATAATTTAATGGCGAATTTAAATTGGAGCGGTGCGAATGGCAAATTAGGCATAGAAAAGTTGAATATTGTCAGATCAATTTACT GTGCTGCAAGGAAGGTATATGGGAAAGAATTGACCGATTAtgatattcaaattgaaattaaaaagcGCTTGAAAGGAGCTGCAGATACTAATAGAATTCAAAACAtgagataa
- the LOC121129920 gene encoding uncharacterized protein isoform X2 yields MASCWSKRRRILADVDSIIMSSQSDTEDPLEERPVSILPLKLSEAPSNFILPSIPETSAQCLDYPQETPEMETSQELAKLKKTRTTHLKSQYTSDFQSEVEASSFEERFSRKRLYENVAWESDEDISITNTNVSNHVILTEIRNLKHQLNDISSKVDRLCTILQQNHEVEPILPAGVDLPLQSKEDINSIEYWIIDYENFNFLVNHLSSLGGPNIKTIIKNIMSKVFTDNLMANLNWSGANGKLGIEKLNIVRSIYCAARKVYGKELTDYDIQIEIKKRLKGAADTNRIQNMR; encoded by the exons ATGGCATCTTGTTGGAGTAAAAGGCGGAGAATCCTAGCCGATGTAGATTCCATTATAATGAGCTCTCAAAGTGATACTGAGGATCCTCTGGAGGAAAGACCAGTTTCCATACTTCCCTTGAAGCTATCTGAAGctccttcaaattttattttgcccTCTATTCCGGAGACGTCAGCTCAATGTTTAGATTATCCTCAGGAGACACCTGAGATGGAGACTTCTCAGGAGCtagccaaattaaaaaaaactcggACTACTCATTTGAAGTCCCAGTACACCTCCGATTTTCAAAGTGAAGTTGAGGCTTCTTCATTCGAAGAAAGATTTTCTAG GAAAAGGTTATATGAAAATGTTGCATGGGAAAGTGATGAGGATATTTCAATTACTAATACAAATG tcAGTAACCACGTTATTTTGACAGAAATCAGGAATCTTAAGCATCAACTAAATGATATCTCCTCAAAAGTAGATAGATTATGCACAATTTTACAGCAAAATCATGAAGTTGAACCAATTTTACCCGCTGGAGTTGATCTTCCTCTCCAATCCAAAGAGGATATCAACAGTATTGAGTACTGGATTATagattatgaaaattttaatttcttg gtcAACCACTTGTCCTCACTAGGGGGACCgaatattaaaacaatcataaaaaacataatgtCAAAGGTTTTCACTGATAATTTAATGGCGAATTTAAATTGGAGCGGTGCGAATGGCAAATTAGGCATAGAAAAGTTGAATATTGTCAGATCAATTTACT GTGCTGCAAGGAAGGTATATGGGAAAGAATTGACCGATTAtgatattcaaattgaaattaaaaagcGCTTGAAAGGAGCTGCAGATACTAATAGAATTCAAAACAtgagataa
- the LOC121129921 gene encoding uncharacterized protein, which yields MGKLILTHFFLTYIFMEVSSENYKNQTLFPSEVQVRKNVVRMNFAILGEWSTYTSSLKLVVNLKSEALNQFYRLRVDSAVSMSNGMTTEVQKKKKIILSFRHRRISVRVKYPKWMVDGIHIVWKLKIRSLDGRMALGKILDLHKNAPRLKLISSKLRKNDKTCHLEDWSINLKQLGDSISKRFLFPPSLNINRCVGSCHSDALLGEIISTFPVYYTIKNIFMMNKFGVSPKACCVPLQFKSLTVLELHNGQITKRRFKTATAISCGCRSCE from the exons atGGGAAAGCTTATACTAACTCACTTTTTTCTCACATATATTTTCATGGAGGTTTCTTcagaaaactataaaaatcaaaCCCTTTTTCCTTCCGAAGTCCAAG TTAGGAAAAACGTGGTGAGAATGAATTTTGCGATCCTTGGTGAATGGTCAACATATACTTCTAGCCTTAAGTTGGTTGTAAACTTGAAAAGTGAGGCTCTTAATCAGTTTTATCGGTTACGTGTTGATAGTGCCGTATCAATGTCAAATGGGATGACCACGGaagttcaaaaaaagaaaaaaatcatcttgtCATTTCGCCATCGACGGATCAGCGTGAGAGTAAAGTATCCCAAATGGATGGTGGACGGTATTCATATCGTTTGGAAATTGAAGATTAGGAGTTTAGATGGAAGGATGGCCCTTGGAAAAATCTTGGATCTTCATAAAAATGCTCCTCGATTAAAGCTCATTTCTTCGAAATTGCGAAA aaatgacAAAACTTGCCACTTAGAAGATTGGAGTATAAATCTTAAACAACTAGGTGACAGTATCAGTAAGAGATTTCTTTTTCCACCAAGTCTTAACATTAATCGCTGTGTGGGAAGTTGTCATTCGGATGCACTCTTGGGCGAGATCATATCCACTTTTCCCGTATactatacaataaaaaatattttcat GATGAATAAGTTTGGCGTGTCTCCCAAAGCATGTTGCGTACCTTTACAGTTTAAATCTTTGACTGTCCTGGAACTTCATAACGGTCAAATTACTAAAAGAAGATTTAAAACTGCAACTGCTATATCATGTGGTTGTAGATCATGCGAATAG
- the LOC121129919 gene encoding phosphatidylcholine:ceramide cholinephosphotransferase 2 isoform X2 yields MNQLQDKTMLPNDGKSQSSDYGSFCNTPSGLFTGASTVVEDSPSSNSPSRTKGDDLTANESINPELYQHQPLLSIDIPSDSSLSEDDVGNANGYTRRKAKSKSSTNNTGGSTGGHVLIHMENEAPLSEESLSVPGEPLKTLIAFIFLAVAWIATTTSLALTHERVPDVNPLPDIFLDNVVYQSWGLDTSEILIIISMWMAFIVVLCHNDRFVILRRIFLIIGIHYYYRAITMYITVLPKADPNYKCAPKLDKMTFLEIAQRVLKLLSGMGLSINGQHIYCGDYIYSGHTMSLIMTYLVIKEYSPKRWFLLHWFSLIITLTGIITLLLARGHYSIDVLIAYYITTRLWWIYHTLAHNQNLRVKSDEENYLGSMWWFPIFQYFEKMVPAKPLTREYSLPIPTCIMGWWESRQSRSSASSIQN; encoded by the exons ATGAATCAATTACAAGATAAGAC AATGTTGCCGAATGATGGTAAGAGTCAAAGTAGCGACTACGGGTCCTTTTGCAATACACCCTCTGGATTGTTTACAGGCGCCTCCACTGTAGTAGAGGACTCGCCTTCATCCAATTCACCTTCGAGAACCAAGGGAGATGATTTAACAGCTAACGAATCGATTAATCCT GAGCTTTACCAACACCAACCCCTCTTATCTATTGACATTCCTTCAGATAGTTCATTAAGTGAGGATGACGTTGGTAATGCTAATGGCTACACTCGTAGGAAAGCAAAATCAAAAAGTAGCACTAATAATACCGGTGGTTCTACTGGTGGACATGTTCTCATACATATGGAGAATGAGGCACCTTTAAGTGAAGAAAGTTTATCAGTGCCTGGGGAGCCCCTAAAAACTTTGATTGCTTTTATATTTCTTGCCGTCGCTTGGATAGCCACGACAACATCTCTTGCACTTACTCATGAGAGAGTTCCAGATGTCAATCCCCTACCTGATATCTTTCTCGACAACGTTGTCTATCAAAGTTGGGGCCTTGATACttcagaaatattaataatcatatcCATGTGGATGGCCTTTATTGTTGTCCTTTGTCACAATGATAG ATTCGTCATACTCCGTCGAATTTTCCTAATAATAGGAATACACTATTACTACAGGGCTATTACCATGTACATTACCGTCTTACCAAAGGCGGATCCTAATTACAAATGTGCACCTAAGTTAGACAAGATGACATTTTTAGAAATAGCTCAGCGGGTCCTGAAGCTGCTATCTGGAATGGGTCTTTCTATTAATGGCCAACACATTTACTGTGGGGATTATATTTATTCTGGACATACGATGAGTCTCATCATGacttatttagttataaaagaAT ATTCTCCAAAAAGATGGTTCCTTCTTCATTGGTTTTCTCTAATAATCACTCTCACGGGCATTATAACTCTACTTTTGGCGAGGGGCCATTATAGCATCGACGTTTTGATTGCTTATTATATTACTACGCGTCTTTGGTGGATATACCATACATTAGCACACAATCAAAATTTGCGAGTTAAATCGGATGAGGAAAATTACTTGGGCTCTATGTGGTGGTTCCCAATTTTccaatatttcgaaaaaatggTACCGGCAAAACCCCTAACAAGAGAATATAGTTTACCCATTCCTACTTGTATTATGGGATGGTGGGAGTCTCGTCAAAGTCGTTCATCTGCCTCATCGATACAGAACTGA
- the LOC121129919 gene encoding phosphatidylcholine:ceramide cholinephosphotransferase 2 isoform X1: MTMGQEELVLKVGSDSTSPSKHQHRREPSNSSGARISNSSASSSPTRRKDSFVKVKFCRQRDPIMLKNEDSTSIVEGDSRSLSAEEPSSPSSHCDRLCPTNTEQEDSKGMLPNDGKSQSSDYGSFCNTPSGLFTGASTVVEDSPSSNSPSRTKGDDLTANESINPELYQHQPLLSIDIPSDSSLSEDDVGNANGYTRRKAKSKSSTNNTGGSTGGHVLIHMENEAPLSEESLSVPGEPLKTLIAFIFLAVAWIATTTSLALTHERVPDVNPLPDIFLDNVVYQSWGLDTSEILIIISMWMAFIVVLCHNDRFVILRRIFLIIGIHYYYRAITMYITVLPKADPNYKCAPKLDKMTFLEIAQRVLKLLSGMGLSINGQHIYCGDYIYSGHTMSLIMTYLVIKEYSPKRWFLLHWFSLIITLTGIITLLLARGHYSIDVLIAYYITTRLWWIYHTLAHNQNLRVKSDEENYLGSMWWFPIFQYFEKMVPAKPLTREYSLPIPTCIMGWWESRQSRSSASSIQN; this comes from the exons ATGACAATGGGTCAAGAAGAACTTGTACTTAAAGTAGGTTCAGATAGTACCAGTCCTTCAAAACATCAACATCGTCGAGAGCCGTCCAATTCTTCAGGTGCGAGGATTTCGAATTCATCTGCTTCTTCCTCTCCGACACGTCGAAAAGACTCTTTTGTGAAGGTGAAATTTTGTAGACAACGGGATCCCATCATGTTGAAAAATGAGGATTCCACCTCCATTGTTGAAGGGGACAGCAGATCCCTCTCAGCTGAGGAACCAAGTTCTCCATCATCCCACTGTGATAGGTTGTGTCCCACGAACACGGAACAAGAAGACTCTAAAGG AATGTTGCCGAATGATGGTAAGAGTCAAAGTAGCGACTACGGGTCCTTTTGCAATACACCCTCTGGATTGTTTACAGGCGCCTCCACTGTAGTAGAGGACTCGCCTTCATCCAATTCACCTTCGAGAACCAAGGGAGATGATTTAACAGCTAACGAATCGATTAATCCT GAGCTTTACCAACACCAACCCCTCTTATCTATTGACATTCCTTCAGATAGTTCATTAAGTGAGGATGACGTTGGTAATGCTAATGGCTACACTCGTAGGAAAGCAAAATCAAAAAGTAGCACTAATAATACCGGTGGTTCTACTGGTGGACATGTTCTCATACATATGGAGAATGAGGCACCTTTAAGTGAAGAAAGTTTATCAGTGCCTGGGGAGCCCCTAAAAACTTTGATTGCTTTTATATTTCTTGCCGTCGCTTGGATAGCCACGACAACATCTCTTGCACTTACTCATGAGAGAGTTCCAGATGTCAATCCCCTACCTGATATCTTTCTCGACAACGTTGTCTATCAAAGTTGGGGCCTTGATACttcagaaatattaataatcatatcCATGTGGATGGCCTTTATTGTTGTCCTTTGTCACAATGATAG ATTCGTCATACTCCGTCGAATTTTCCTAATAATAGGAATACACTATTACTACAGGGCTATTACCATGTACATTACCGTCTTACCAAAGGCGGATCCTAATTACAAATGTGCACCTAAGTTAGACAAGATGACATTTTTAGAAATAGCTCAGCGGGTCCTGAAGCTGCTATCTGGAATGGGTCTTTCTATTAATGGCCAACACATTTACTGTGGGGATTATATTTATTCTGGACATACGATGAGTCTCATCATGacttatttagttataaaagaAT ATTCTCCAAAAAGATGGTTCCTTCTTCATTGGTTTTCTCTAATAATCACTCTCACGGGCATTATAACTCTACTTTTGGCGAGGGGCCATTATAGCATCGACGTTTTGATTGCTTATTATATTACTACGCGTCTTTGGTGGATATACCATACATTAGCACACAATCAAAATTTGCGAGTTAAATCGGATGAGGAAAATTACTTGGGCTCTATGTGGTGGTTCCCAATTTTccaatatttcgaaaaaatggTACCGGCAAAACCCCTAACAAGAGAATATAGTTTACCCATTCCTACTTGTATTATGGGATGGTGGGAGTCTCGTCAAAGTCGTTCATCTGCCTCATCGATACAGAACTGA